The Malus domestica chromosome 06, GDT2T_hap1 genome has a segment encoding these proteins:
- the LOC103436923 gene encoding uncharacterized protein, translating into MYHPTRGGVRGGRDQFSWDDVKVDKHRENYLGHSIKAPVGRWQKGKDLHWYTRDKNAQKAEMDAAKEEIKRIKEEEEQAMREALGLAPKRASRAQGSRLDKHEFSELVKRGSTAEDVGEGHAEAARVHGLGFARAPCPWDESSSLNPTAKDVPPEMGKLDVPNSPPKEKVEEELEDESSRKKRRRDERKQEKHERREKHGKHPSDERRKHRKHKEKRRHGSDSE; encoded by the exons ATGTATCATCCCACTAGAGGCGGTGTTCGTGGCGGTCGAGATC AATTCAGTTGGGACGATGTTAAGGTTGATAAACATCGAGAGAACTACCTTGGTCACAGCATCAAGGCGCCTGTGGGAAGATGGCAAAAAG GTAAAGATCTACACTGGTATACTAGAGACAAAAATGCTCAGAAGGCAGAAATGGATGCTGCaaaagaagagatcaagaggattaaggaagaggaggagcagGCTATGAGGGAGGCTCTTGGCTTAGCTCCTAAGCGTGCAAGCCGTGCTCAAGGTAGTCGGCTTGATAAGCATGAGTTTTCGGAACTTGTGAAACGAGGCTCTACTGCAGAGGACGTAGGTGAAGGGCACGCTGAAGCAGCACGTGTGCATGGTCTTGGATTTGCAAG AGCACCCTGCCCTTGGGATGAGTCAAGTTCTCTTAATCCAACAGCGAAGGATGTTCCACCTGAAATGGGAAAGTTGGATGTTCCTAATTcaccaccaaaagaaaaagttgAAGAGGAGCTAGAGGATGAAAGCAGTCGAAAGAAGAGGAGGCGTGATGAGAGAAAGCAGGAGAAACATGAGAGGCGTGAAAAGCATGGGAAACATCCCTCAGATGAGAGGAGGAAACACAGGAAACACAAGGAGAAGAGAAGACATGGTTCCGACTCCGAATGA
- the LOC103436922 gene encoding syntaxin-22 yields the protein MSFRDLEAGRGSNYSRRGDLGTGKQDPTQAVASGIFQINTAVSTFQRLVNTIGTPKDTPELREKLHKTRLHIGQLVKDTSEKLKQVSERDHHTEVNASKKITDAKLAKDFQAVLKEFQKAQRLAAERETAYAPFVPQAVLPSSYTASEIDVNSEKSPEQRALLVESRRQEVVLLDNEIAFNEAIIEEREQGIQEIQQQIGEVNDIFKDLAILVHEQGTMIDDIGSNIEGAHAATGQAKSQLVKASKTQRSNSSLSCLLLVIFGIVLLIVIVVLAA from the exons ATGAGCTTTCGGGATCTGGAAGCGGGTCGGGGCTCCAATTATTCCCGGCGAGGAGACCTCGGCACTGGAAAGCAGGATCCCACCCAAGCTGTGGCCTCCGGCATTTTCCAGATCAACACCGCCGTATCCACCTTCCAGAGGCTCGTCAACACCATCGGCACCCCCAAAGACACGCCGGAGCTCCGCGAAAAGCT GCACAAGACGAGACTACATATTGGGCAATTGGTGAAGGATACTTCAGAAAAACTTAAACAAGTCAGCGAAAGAGATCATCATACTGAAGTTAAT GCAAGCAAGAAGATTACAGATGCTAAGCTTGCAAAAGATTTTCAAGCAGTGCTGAAAGAATTTCAGAAGGCTCAACGACTTGCAGCTGAGAGGGAAACAGCATATGCTCCTTTTGTTCCTCAAGCTGTTCTTCCTTCCag TTACACCGCTAGCGAGATAGATGTAAACTCAGAAAAGAGTCCAGAACAGCGTGCTCTTCTTGTGGAATCTAGAAG ACAAGAGGTTGTGCTATTGGACAACGAGATTGCCTTCAATGAGGCTATCATTGAGGAAAGAGAACAGGGAATACAAGAAATCCAGCAGCAGATTGGTGAAGTGAATGATATTTTTAAAGATCTTGCTATACTGGTTCATGAGCAAGGAACCATGATTG ATGACATTGGCTCCAATATTGAGGGTGCTCATGCTGCAACTGGGCAGGCGAAGTCCCAACTTGTGAAGGCATCAAAGACCCAAAGATCAAATTCGTCTCTg aGTTGCTTGCTCTTGGTAATATTTGGAATTGTGCTTCTCATCGTGATAGTAGTACTTGCAGCTTAA
- the LOC103436926 gene encoding protein IWS1 homolog 1, whose amino-acid sequence MAYEDNPYRDEDGEPLMDYDDFGAGRDPSPEPLQDDVLEDNDDWPDRGRSQTPVHDDPSSLKSKPRKRLIKKSHVGKLPVSSDLVDDDGDGDEGNRKRLKKEKRHKGEKRGSKFPRRSSSDKAATDGEVKEMWDTIAGGDSEDDQEGVRNYDDDNFIDDTGVHPSDRYGSDNEPRSPSHHPQAEEGEEDDEIKDMFKMGKKRKKNEKSPAEVAFLVEKVMAELEVTAEEDADLNRQGKPAISKLKKLPLLTEVLSKKQLQQEFLDHGVLTLLKNWLEPLPDGSLPNINIRAAILQILTDFPIDLEQYDRREQLKKSGLGKVIMFLSKSDEETTSNRKLAKELVDKWSRPIFNKSTRFEDMRNVDDERVPFRRPTMKKPVSNGTGMESRDDVDEFSRERKSGQSSSRQHASRPEATPMDFLVRPQSKIDPDEIRARAKQGIQDQHRMKMNRKLQQLKAPKKKQLQATRLSVEGRGMVKYL is encoded by the exons ATGGCGTACGAAGACAATCC GTACCGTGACGAAGATGGGGAGCCATTGATGGACTACGACGACTTTGGAGCTGGTCGCGACCCGTCCCCCGAGCCCCTCCAAGATGACGTCCTGGAAGATAACGACGATTGGCCCGACCGAGGCCGGTCCCAGACCCCCGTCCACGACGATCCATCGTCGTTGAAATCGAAGCCGAGGAAGCGGCTGATCAAGAAGAGCCACGTGGGAAAACTGCCTGTGAGCTCCGATTTGGTGGACGATGACGGAGATGGCGACGAGGGCAATCGGAAGAggttgaagaaggagaagaggcATAAGGGGGAGAAGAGGGGGTCCAAATTTCCCAGGAGATCCTCATCTGACAAGGCGGCAACGGATGGTGAGGTCAAGGAGATGTGGGACACCATCGCCGGAGGCGATTCTGAG GATGATCAAGAAGGTGTCAGGAATTATGATGACGACAACTTTATAGATGACACTGGTGTGCATCCTTCTGATCGGTATGGAAGTGACAACGAACCACGTTCTCCTAGTCACCATCCTcag GCTGAAGAGGGtgaggaagatgatgaaattaagGATATGTTTAAGATGGgtaagaaaaggaagaagaatgaAAAAAGTCCCGCAGAAGTAGCATTCCTGGTTGAGAAAGTCATGGCTGAGCTCGAAGTTACAGCGGAAGAGGATGCAGATTTAAATAGACAGGGAAAACCTGCCATTAGTAAGCTCAAGAAGTTGCCTCTTCTTACAGAGGTCCTGTCAAA GAAGCAGCTTCAACAAGAGTTTTTAGACCATGGAGTGTTAACTCTACTGAAGAATTGGCTTGAACCTCTTCCAGatggaagtttaccaaacataaatATACGTGCAGCAATTTTACAGATTTTGACTGAT TTCCCTATAGATCTAGAGCAGTATGATAGAAGGGAACAACTGAAAAAGAGTGGTCTTGGAAAG GTCattatgtttttgtcaaaatCTGATGAAGAAACAACTTCCAACAGAAAACTTGCCAAGGAATTGGTTGACAAATGG AGTCGACCTATATTTAATAAAAGTACAAGGTTTGAggatatgagaaatgttgacgATGAGAGGGTTCCATTTAGAAGGCCAACAATGAAAAA GCCAGTGAGTAATGGCACAGGAATGGAATCTAGAGATGATGTGGATGAATTTTCAAG GGAAAGAAAATCTGGCCAATCATCTTCTCGGCAACATGCCTCAAGGCCAGAAGCGACGCCAATGGATTTCCTGGTGCGGCCACAATCCAAGATTGATCCTGATGAAATTAGGGCCCGTGCTAAACAAGGGATACAAGATCAGCACCGTATGAAG ATGAATAGGAAGTTACAGCAGTTGAAAGCACCAAAGAAGAAGCAGCTACAGGCCACAAGATTAAGCGTGGAGGGTCGTGGTATGGTcaagtatttataa